From the genome of Geminicoccaceae bacterium:
ATCCTCAGTTTTGACGTCGACCGTCTTACGGACATCAACGGGTGTCACGGATTTTCGGCGGGCGACGAATTGTTGCGCCAGGTCGCATGGAGACTGGCAAGCATGGCTCCCGAGGCAGTCGTGCGCACGGCCGGGGACCGGTTCGTCATGCTCGTCGGCGAAGTCGAATCGGCCGATACCATCGAGCTTGCCGCTGCCGGCACGATCAAGCAAGTCAGCGCGGCGATGGAACTCAGTGCCGATCCGCCGGTCGTCGTCCGCCCCTCGCTTAGCGGTGGTATGGCGCTCTGGCCCGATCACGGAAGGGATCTCGACGATCTGTTGCGTCGCGCTGAAATGGCCATGAATGAAGCGAAGCGATATGGCGGCGGCAAGGTCCGGATGTTCGACGAGGGCATGATCCGCAGCCTGCGCAAGCGCAGCGAGATGGAGCGTGATCTTGAGGAGGCCATACAGCAGAGTCAGCTGTTCCTGAATTTCCAGACCCAGGTGAATCTCGCCACGGGCCGCGTAAGCGGCTTCGAGGCCCTCATGCGCTGGCACCACCCCGAACGCGGGAATGTCCCCCCGGGCCTGTTCATCCCGGTCGCCGAAAAATCCGGCCTCATCCGTCCCATCGGCAAATGGCTGATCGACGAGGCCTGCCACTTCTGCAGCCTGTGGCGTCAGTATGGCGTCGACCTCACCATGGCCATCAACATTTCCGCTGCCCAGTTGCGCCAGTCCGACCTGCCGGAGGTCATATCGCGGAGCCTTGCCACCCATGGTGTTCCGCCCAGCTCGATAGAACTCGAACTGACCGAAAGCCTGTTCGTCGATCCGACCGAGATCATGATGCGGCGGAATATCGAACAACTGGCACGAATGGGGCTGAAGCTGGCGATTGACGATTTTGGTACCGGCTACTCGTCCTTGGCCTATCTCAAGCGTCTGCCGGTTGGGAAAATCAAGATCGACAAGTCGTTCGTGAGCGGTATCGGGCAAGGCTCCTTCGACGAGGCGATCGTTCGGGCCATCATTGGGCTTGCCGACACCTTCGGCAAGACGGTGGTGGCCGAGGGAGTCGAGACGGAGGAGCAGCGGGCTTTCCTTGCGCGGGCAGGGTGCGATCTTGCCCAGGGCTATCTGTTCTCGAAACCGATGCCCTTCCGTCAGGCCCTGCGGCTGGTCGACACCGACATCGGATCCGAGCCCCGGATCCGTCGTGACGAGCGGCGGGTCCAGCCGACGGTCAACTGACTGCGCCGCTTCATCAACACGTTGTTAACCCTTGGTTAAGGTCTGACCGGTACAACTGGAGGTCGGGTCACAGGTCATCCCGCTGATGCGGGGATCGACGAATCCTGAGCGGGGGTGAAGCGCATGGCATTCGACTACCTGGCGCACGACGCGCAAATGACCGCCGAAATCCGCCAGGAGGTCGTCGATGCCTGTCACGAGTTCGAGCTGTTGCTTGCGAGCATGCGGCGGGGCGATGATGTCGAGGCCGGTCTGGACCTGCTGAAACGGCAGGCCAACAATCTCCGCCTGCTATGTGTCGGCATGGACGACAGGCTGCTCGATCTGGCGGTTCAGCGCTTTTCGAACTACCTGCTGCTGCTCTCCGATCCGACCGCCTTGCGGCTCGATGATCTGGCCGTCTTCATCGACATGATGAACGCGCTTGCCACGGGCGAGGTCGACGGCCCGCAGGATGAAGCGGAATTCGTCCGCTCGCTTCCCGTCCTCCGTCCGGCCAGTCTCGACGACGTGGCCCATCTCGAACTTGAGATATTGCTGGTGGATCCCAAGAAGACCAGCGCGCGTTTCGTCGCTCGCGAACTGCAGAATTGCGGTTTCCGGGTCAATATCGCCACGCGTTCCTACGAGGCCCTCGAACTTGCCGCCCGCACGCGCCCGGACCTGCTCATCACCACTGCCGTACTGGATGAGATCGATGGGGTCGAACTGTGCTGCATGCTCAAGGCGGCAGGTATCACCC
Proteins encoded in this window:
- a CDS encoding bifunctional diguanylate cyclase/phosphodiesterase, yielding MRRNQRVAEEERGISDDYRIAIAVLVLAVLLLLTSDLGSEWLQWGSRLFAMSAVVFATVCVVLPIRFLDGWRQEGEASSPKKSTIVIRARSDRLTGRSPLERDALTDLPEMRSLRPALEAACNRAGTGGSKVAILSFDVDRLTDINGCHGFSAGDELLRQVAWRLASMAPEAVVRTAGDRFVMLVGEVESADTIELAAAGTIKQVSAAMELSADPPVVVRPSLSGGMALWPDHGRDLDDLLRRAEMAMNEAKRYGGGKVRMFDEGMIRSLRKRSEMERDLEEAIQQSQLFLNFQTQVNLATGRVSGFEALMRWHHPERGNVPPGLFIPVAEKSGLIRPIGKWLIDEACHFCSLWRQYGVDLTMAINISAAQLRQSDLPEVISRSLATHGVPPSSIELELTESLFVDPTEIMMRRNIEQLARMGLKLAIDDFGTGYSSLAYLKRLPVGKIKIDKSFVSGIGQGSFDEAIVRAIIGLADTFGKTVVAEGVETEEQRAFLARAGCDLAQGYLFSKPMPFRQALRLVDTDIGSEPRIRRDERRVQPTVN
- a CDS encoding response regulator: MAFDYLAHDAQMTAEIRQEVVDACHEFELLLASMRRGDDVEAGLDLLKRQANNLRLLCVGMDDRLLDLAVQRFSNYLLLLSDPTALRLDDLAVFIDMMNALATGEVDGPQDEAEFVRSLPVLRPASLDDVAHLELEILLVDPKKTSARFVARELQNCGFRVNIATRSYEALELAARTRPDLLITTAVLDEIDGVELCCMLKAAGITRGITLAVLTSFTADDERLQGLPEGVTYLGKGTSFSDDLGDLLQKIQEGAHDRAPVLT